The Tenrec ecaudatus isolate mTenEca1 chromosome 9, mTenEca1.hap1, whole genome shotgun sequence genome window below encodes:
- the PEG10 gene encoding LOW QUALITY PROTEIN: retrotransposon-derived protein PEG10 (The sequence of the model RefSeq protein was modified relative to this genomic sequence to represent the inferred CDS: inserted 1 base in 1 codon) gives MKQSEENNNLQDQVQKLTEENSSLREQVEAEPEAAGAAAGAMAGAAAAAPTPAPTPVLIAVPAPAPAPAAAPAVEEEEDIEMCGAAAAAAPPPPPPEEECPDDLPEKFDGNPDMLAPFMAQCQIFMERSTRDFSLDRVRVCFVTSMMTGRAARWASAKLEQANYLMHNYPAFMIEMKHVFEDPQRREAAKRKIRRLRQGMGSVIDYSNAFQMIAQDLDWNEPALIDQYHEGLSDHIQEELAHMEVAKSLSGLISQCIHIERRLARAAAARKPRSPPRALTVHHHSGHHQVDPTEPVGGARMRLTQEEKERRRKLNLCLYCGTAGHYADNCPAKASKASPXGKLPGPAVEGPSAAGPERMRSPRDEISTPHLQVMLQIHLPGRHTLFVRAMIDSGASGNFIDHEYVAQNGIPLRVKDWPILVEAIDGRPIASGPVVHETHDLIVDLGDHREVLSFDVTQSPFFPVVLGVRWLSTHDPHITWSTRSIVFGSEYCRYHCRMYTPLPPSPPPVPHHSFYYPVEGYRVYPAVRYYFVQNVYTPVDENVYPDNHVADGSVDMIPGAHSIPSGHIYSLSEPEMAALRDFVARNVKDGLITPTIAPNGAQVLQVKRGWKLQVSYDCRAPNNFTIQHQYPQLSVPNLDDQAHLASYVECVPQVPAYHPYHPYHAYAAYPTYPVGFAWYPVGRDGHGRSLYVPVMITWNPHWYRQPPVPQYPPPPPPPPPPPPPPPPSYNAM, from the exons ATGAAGCAATCGGAGGAGAACAACAACCTGCAGGACCAGGTCCAGAAGCTCACCGAGGAGAACAGCTCCCTGCGCGAGCAGGTGGAGGCCGAGCCTGAGGCGGCTGGGGCGGCGGCTGGGGCCATGGCTGGGGCAGCGGCTGCTGCTCCGACCCCTGCGCCGACCCCTGTCCTGATTGCTgtgcctgcacctgctcctgcacctgctgctgctcctgcggtggaagaggaggaagacatCGAGATGtgcggggcggcggcggcggccgctcccccccctcctccccccgagGAAGAGTGCCCCGATGACCTACCCGAGAAATTTGACGGCAACCCTGACATGTTGGCTCCTTTCATGGCCCAGTGCCAGATCTTCATGGAGAGAAGCACCAGAGATTTCTCCCTGGACCGCGTCCGCGTCTGCTTCGTGACCAGCATGATGACCGGCCGGGCCGCCCGCTGGGCCTCCGCCAAGCTGGAGCAGGCCAACTACCTGATGCACAACTACCCCGCCTTCATGATCGAGATGAAGCACGTCTTTGAAGACCCGCAGAGGCGAGAGGCCGCCAAGCGCAAGATCCGACGGCTGCGCCAAGGGATGGGGTCTGTCATCGACTACTCCAACGCTTTCCAGATGATCGCGCAGGACCTGGATTGGAACGAGCCGGCGCTGATTGACCAGTACCACGAGGGCCTCAGCGACCACATTCAAGAGGAGCTCGCCCACATGGAGGTTGCCAAGTCCCTGTCAGGACTCATCAGCCAGTGCATTCACATCGAGAGAAGGCtggcccgagccgccgccgcccgcaAGCCACGCTCCCCGCCGCGCGCGCTGACGGTGCATCACCACTCCGGCCACCACCAGGTGGATCCCACCGAGCCTGTAGGGGGCGCCCGCATGCGCCTGACCCAGGAAGAGAAAGAGCGGCGCCGAAAGCTGAACCTCTGCCTCTACTGCGGCACCGCGGGTCACTACGCTGACAACTGTCCTGCCAAGGCCTCCAAGGCCTCGC GCGGGAAACTCCCAGGCCCCGCTGTAGAGGGACCGTCAGCGGCCGGGCCAGAAAGAATGAGGTCCCCAAGAGATGAAATTTCAACCCCACACTTGCAAGTGATGCTCCAGATCCATCTTCCGGGCCGACACACCCTGTTCGTCCGAGCCATGATCGATTCTGGTGCTTCTGGCAACTTCATCGATCACGAGTACGTTGCTCAAAATGGAATTCCTCTGAGAGTCAAGGATTGGCCAATCCTTGTAGAAGCGATTGATGGGCGCCCCATAGCCTCGGGGCCCGTGGTCCACGAAACCCACGACCTAATCGTTGACCTGGGAGATCACCGGGAGGTGCTGTCATTTGATGTGACTCAGTCGCCATTCTTCCCTGTCGTCCTGGGAGTTCGCTGGCTGAGCACACACGACCCTCACATTACGTGGAGCACCCGCTCAATCGTCTTTGGTTCTGAATATTGCCGATACCACTGCCGGATGTATACCCCACTCCCACCGTCGCCCCCACCGGTACCACACCACTCATTTTACTACCCGGTGGAGGGATACAGAGTGTACCCAGCAGTGAGATATTATTTTGTCCAGAATGTATACACTCCAGTTGATGAGAATGTTTACCCAGACAACCACGTGGCCGACGGCAGTGTTGACATGATACCTGGAGCGCACAGCATTCCAAGTGGACATATTTACTCACTGTCTGAACCGGAGATGGCTGCTCTTCGAGATTTTGTGGCAAGAAATGTGAAAGATGGGCTGATTACTCCAACCATCGCACCAAATGGAGCCCAAGTTCTCCAAGTAAAGAGGGGATGGAAGCTGCAAGTTTCTTACGACTGCCGAGCTCCTAACAATTTCACTATCCAGCACCAGTATCCTCAACTGTCTGTTCCAAATTTAGATGACCAAGCTCACCTGGCATCGTATGTTGAATGTGTCCCACAGGTACCTGCATACCACCCATACCACCCGTACCACGCCTATGCGGCCTACCCAACCTACCCAGTAGGATTCGCTTGGTATCCAGTGGGAAGAGATGGGCATGGGCGGTCACTGTATGTGCCTGTTATGATCACTTGGAATCCGCATTGGTACCGCCAGCCTCCGGTACCTCAGTACCCGCCGCCTCCgccgccaccccctccccctcccccgcctccacCACCATCTTACAATgctatgtaa